The genomic segment ttcttctttgttatgttataattgaaatggcttctttgttataactgctgagaaagtcctcccgctagcagtttattTGGATTACGTACAGATCAGAGggtgaacaaaccaattgggatagatgttattctttctgtgtgtctgtaagttattgtgatgcgggtttttgggagaaggcgggagagagagacagaggatggacaagctgctgtgagtctgctaacaGGGTCGAACCCCGCGCAgcagtccgaggtccagggtgttcagcgaggagaggagacggacaCGTGTGGAGCGTCTAGTCGACcatcgttgttggtcccaggcggcaggtcgaggtggtccgaggggagaCGCAGGGTGAAcgaggagggtcctgagctccaactgtttgtacgCTAAGAGATAGAACTTTGATaggtgtggtgccttttattttccttttatattttattctctattaattatatagttccagtaatatctataaaactgtaattcatttaatcgtatctggtgtattgtctgttatttgggtggggtcgggtacatcacacagcatccacacaaaccaatcatctagtttggcggggctgagggctgtttccccaGATGAcggcgagctgagcgaccctgaggctggccaggcgGGGCTACACAAATAATTAAAATGATTCTGATCACATTTTTCAACACACCGgagacatgctgatgatattatgttgttgcacaaacacgtttatttaTGGAGTAAAGcagtccaagttcagagagcagttcatcagcgcagcAAAATATCCGCTCACATCAATTATTCAACTAATTAACAGATAACATATCTAAGCTCTTCTCGGCGGCGGTCGCAATGTTTTCGATCTTGACTCTACAGAACCAGCGGTAATCGGAGAACGTGGCAGCGGGGGAGAGTAAATCTGGTTTAGCACCCGAGagaaacacagcacaggaacagactctcCGACACCCGCACCCCGCCACCTCCTCTCCTACCGATTATTATGCTCATCCTACCTTTTATTTTCAGCTTTCCACCATATTCCCGCACTCGTCACCGCCAGACCCTTCTCGGTCTGAGAAAGCCAGACAGGTTCTGGGGACATTCAGGACCAAATCGGCAAAAATGCCACTCATTTCCTACTTTAGTCTTTTGCATAAAAattaaattggaaaaaaaaggcCAACACGAACTTACAGTAAAGCTTGCACTTGTCCATCACATTAGACAAAAATGTTATGGAGGAATGTTTAACACCACAGCACTGATTCCCAAttgcgtgatttttttttaccgaaACCACCGATGCCTACTCTGCTTCGAGGAAAATAATGACATCTCACTTCCAGATTTCTAATAAATTTCCATCCGACTTCCCTCTACATTCACTCCAGTAGAATTGCACGTTTCCTATAtgatatgataatcaatacattattacagataggacaatctataataaccatccagatataatattagagaataaacaagcaggaacaacttccTCAATACATAAAACCATttccaacacacacatgttcctttgACCAGTGGAACACCTCACCAGAGGTAttggttgtgtcatcagtcagacaactgcaagattttctctgtcaatcagcttccaaatgttgctactctgtcattcgttgccaagacccactgctgattcccttctcatcATCATatgttctccccagtgtgaactgactggtgtgtcaggagataagatgactgagtgaatccctacCCAcggtctgagcaggtgaatggcctctccccattatgaactgactggtgtgccaatagggtggatggctgagtgaatctctttccatagtctgagcaggtgaacagcttctccccagtgtgaactcgttggtgactctgtaggtgggatgaccgagtgaatcccttcccacagactgagcaggtgaatggccacaccgcagtgtgaactgactggtgtgtaaGTAgttcagatgaccaagtgaattccttcccacagtctgagcaggtgaacggcctctccccagtgtgaactgaatgGTGTGCCAATAGggaggatgactgagtgaatcccttcccgcagtctgagcaggtgaacagcttctccccagtgtgaactcgttggtgaatctgtaggtgggatgactgagtgaatgtcttcccacagtctgagcaggtgaatggcctctccccggtgtgaactgactggtgtctctgtaggtaggatgactgagtgaatcccttcccacaacctGAGCAGGAGAAATccctctctgcagtgtgaactcgctgatgtaccttcagtttagatgaacaagtgaatcccttcccacagtccgagcaggtgaacggccgctccccggtgtgaactcgctggtgagccattaggtcagatgaccaaggGAATCCTTccccagaaattcagcagatgaccagcctctgcccagtgtgaactgtcaggtgagtccacaggtgggaagaccgactgaatcccttctcacacacagagcaGATGAACACACATATcagcccagtgtgaacttgctgatgtagcttcagttcagatgaccgagtgaatccattcccactgcctaatgagcaggtgaatggcctctcctgtGCAAAATGACAGgcatgccagtcagtcagatgatcgagtgaatcccttcccacagtctgaatgGGAAGGATGGTTgtttgaatcccttgctccacttcttaaatatcttgaCAGAGTctgcaaaactggcgtgttgtgtttgaATTCCCATGGACaatttccttgtcatttttaacctgtaaaaagatttacaaaatacaTCAATGGGTGAAGAACAACATTTCAGTTGAGATCACTTTAGTTGCCAAGGTGAAGAGAGAAattatcttctaactgggcacaatgCTGGCATCTGGAATGACCagcaaactctctgatgctcttcctgtcttgaAAGAATGCGGCATTgttgccatctccaatctgtgacctggctgagtctgactctctccatcggtattattccctgtttccactgagctgcatgggttcctggccccacagcaactgaaacactctcacacgaaCAGCCTTTGTTAActtgcagctgggattttcttctatgtactgttaatttaaagtcccacagttttaacgccatgtaaatatctcctactcagatgtatggttggtctgcacagctgttaaaaggaattagagtgaatattagtattattcaagattcttgtcacagtcatagaaaagtataacacagaaacagaccatttggcccatcaagtttgtgtCGAGCTACTTAAACTTCCtactcccatacccctaccatccagttACCTATACAAACATCTAACATGTTGCAAGTGAGCTCGCAAGCACCACTAGTGCTGGCTGcccattccacacctggatgaccgtCTCCGTGAACAAGTTTCCCCTCTTGTTCCAcataacctttcacctttcacccttaacctctgtgtccatcaaatctcccctcactcttctacgctccaaggaataaagtcctcacctgttcaatctttccttataacccaattcctccagacctggcaacatccttgtgaattacctctgaactctttcaaccgcTTTTACATCTTTCTGttggtgggtgaccaaaactgcacacaatactccaaattaggcctcaccagtgtcttgtacaatgtcaacaaaacatccatctcctgtactcagtactttggttcatgaaggccaaggTGCCAAAATCTCTCGTTCtgtccctatctacctgtgataccactttcagtaAAATATAGAccggtattcccagatccctttcttcaacaacactcctcagtgcctgaccagtcactgtgtaagacctacactggtaggtcctaccaaagcacaacacctcgcacttgtctgcattaaattccattttccatttcttaaaccatttttccagctggtccagtttgcactgcaagccatgatagtcttctcgCAGTCCACTAgatccccagtcttggtgtcatggtgatccagctaaccatgttatcatccagactactgataaagatgacaaacaacaacagatccagcactgatccttgaggcacaccactagtcacaggcctctggtcagagaggcaaccatctgctaccacactctggcttctcccaaagacagtgtctcatccaatttactatctcatcttgaatgctgagtgactgaacattcttaaccaacctcccatatgagactctgtcaagtgccttgctaaagtccatgtagacaacatccactgccttgccttcatccactttcctgataacctcctcgagaaactctataagattggtgagacatgacctaccatgcacaaagccatgctgcctatccttaatcagtcctcatctatccaaatacttatatatccagttcctgcacacaacgttccaataactttcacactactgatgtcaagctcaccaaagtagaatttcctggtttatttttagagcctttcttggacagatgctgtcctccaatcctccagtacctcacctgtcactgagGGTAATTTAagtatctgtgcttgggccccgacaattactgcacttgtcttccgcagggtcCCATGGAACAACTTGTCAGACCCTGGGTATTTATCCATGGTAGTTTGCCTtgggacagcaaacacctccacctctgtaatctgtacaggggcCATTAAGTTGATGCTGCCTTGCCTCACTTCTGTTGACTGTGTCCATCTCCTttgtaaatacggatgcaaaaaaaaaatctcccccatcCATTTGGTCTCCTCATATgggttaccattctgatcttccagaggattaatTTTGTCCCCTGCAATCTTTTTGCTGTTAACATATttgcagaatccctgaggattctctttcaccttgtctgctggggcaacctcatgccttcttttatttctttcataagtgttcacttgaatttcccgtatttcataagtaccccatttgttcctatctgcctgtacctggtatgcacctcgtttttattgatctgggagatgaaagccaaaggggtgatagagctgcatggtgggaggtgggggttggggagggtcaaactaaatttgcagggggaatgggaacctgaataacagaacagatagtggaggggttgtggagacaaatGTTGTGGAGACAGAcattgttcagacctcagacaaggtcaggaatgaaaaagttgagcatggtgcagggaatatgctcaatcctgtatatttcaatacagggagcagcataggaaaggtggatgtgttcagggcatggctcaacacctggaattatgactcTGGGATCTGGCAACTGCGGACTGGGacagg from the Mobula birostris isolate sMobBir1 chromosome 13, sMobBir1.hap1, whole genome shotgun sequence genome contains:
- the LOC140207140 gene encoding uncharacterized protein: MAHQRVHTGERPFTCSDCGKGFTCSSKLKVHQRVHTAERDFSCSGCGKGFTQSSYLQRHQSVHTGERPFTCSDCGKTFTQSSHLQIHQRVHTGEKLFTCSDCGKGFTQSSSLLAHHSVHTGERPFTCSDCGKEFTWSSELLTHQSVHTAVWPFTCSVCGKGFTRSSHLQSHQRVHTGEKLFTCSDYGKRFTQPSTLLAHQSVHNGERPFTCSDRG